A window of Heptranchias perlo isolate sHepPer1 chromosome 40, sHepPer1.hap1, whole genome shotgun sequence genomic DNA:
AACCCTATGTCCGCACTGCACTAACCCTGTGTCCGCACTGCACTAACCCTGTGTCCGCACTGCACTATCCTTGGTCCGCACTGCACTAACCCTGTGTCCACACTGCACTATCCTTGGTCCGCACTGCACTAACCCTGTGTCCACACTGCACTAACCCTGTGTCCGCACTGCACTATCCCTGGTCCACACTGCACTAACCCTGTGTCCGCACTGCACTAACCCTATGTCCGCACTGCACTAACCCTGTGTCCGCACTGCACTAACCCTGTGTCCGCACTGCACTATCCTTGGTCCGCACTGCACTAACCCTATGTCCACACTGCACTATCCCTGGTCCGCACTGCACTAACCCTGTGTCCGCACTGCACTAACCCTGGTCCGCACTGCACTATCCCTGGTCTGCACTAACCCTATGTCCACACTGCACTATCCCTGGTCCGCACTGCACTAACCCTGTGTCCGCACTGCACTATCCCTGGTCCGCACTGCACTAACCCTGGTCCGCACTGCACTAACCCTGGTCCGCACTGCACTAACCCTGTGTCCACACTGCACTATCCTTGGTCCGCACTGCACTAACCCTGTGTCCGCACTGCACTAACCCTATGTCCACACTGCACTATCCCTGGTCCGCACTGCACTAACCCTGTGTCCGCACTGCACTAACCCTGGTCCGCACTGCACTAACCCTGGTCCGCACTGCACTAACCCTGGTCCGCACTGCACTATCCTTGGTCCGCACTGCACTATCCTTGGTCCGCACTGCACTAACCCTGGTCCGCACTGCACTATCCTTGGTCCGCACTGCACTATCCTTGGTCCGCACTGCACTAACCCTGTGTCCACACTGCACTAACCCTGTGTCCACACTGCACTAACCCTATGTCCGCACTGCACTAACCCTGGTCCGGTTTTGTACTTGGTAAAAGCTAACAACCTAAAGATGAATAAATCTAATGGCGTGTTCCTGTCAGAATGAGCGTTTTACTCCAGTCTGACTGGTGTAACATTCACATTCGGTCTCCAAGAGCAGAACCTGCTGGCGATACACGCCAGGTCAATCAGCACCTGAACGAACGAGTTGTTTAAGGTGGGGCTGGGACTTGCCAGTTCTGATGGGTCCCCATTGGCAATCTCTCTTTCCCTTTGAGAAGCCGCTGTCTATTTCAGCATCTGTTGATTTTATTACAGATTTCCACCATTATGTGAGTTCCTCTATCCGtcaaaaacacattttaaaaaaagcaataacGGTGTTAAACTGTTCACATCGCAGACATTACACACAGTAATGACAGTTTAAAGTAACATTTCGCTAATTTGGATGCAGGCAGCATTTAGGAAACTAAAAGTTTTTCTTGATGCATTTTAAGAGGGAGTTAGATAAGTGCaagagggagcaaggaataggaAGATAAGCTgatggaggctggtgtggagcataaacactggcacggatcagatgggtcgaatggcctgattctgtgctgtgaaCTGGATGTAATTCTTTTGCACCGACTCCCTTGCAGTGAGACTTGAGCCTCTCAGCCCATTGTATCTCCCCGGCTTCTtgtcagcagggggagctccatgtCCCCCTATTAGTCCTCCTGAGCCCAGTTGAGTTGAGGCACTGGGTTTTTGCAGTTCTCCAGACTTGAGAattgcattgtgtgtgtgtgtgtgtggtttctgATCACAACCTCGTCCATTTTAACAGGTAGCAACCTCCCaacaacaatttttaaaaaacacacactCTTTACTTAAACAGAAGCGCCCACCCAGAGAAGGAGGACTGAGGAACCTGCTAATCTGCACAGGTTTAAAATGTTCATTCTCTATGGGAGGCCGGGCAGAGGAAGCAGCCATGGGCTAGATTTCACTTGGGAGTGAGTGTTGGACTGCGGGTGAGAAAGCCCTGGATTTGGGGGGTGTCTACAATCCGGATCAAAGACTGGAaactcgcctccccccccccaaaaaaaaatgaaataaagttCTCGGTTAAAAGTCTTAAAGTAGACGCCTTATCTTAAGAGGACATTGtttccacctccttcccccttccctgcCCCAGAAATGttgagtggaggggggggggggggtcgagctCGGTGTCTCTCGGTTGACGGGGAGTCTCCCCCGCCTGGAGCTCTGGACTAAAAGCAGCGAGCCCGCAGTCCCCGGGGCACGGCCGTGTGTccggagctctctctctctccccctctccctcctcccacattgTCTCAAACACAAGGGAATTATTTTTAGACTGGAACAAATCATCCAAGATGGCGAACGCCAAGTTATtctgtcccacacacacacacacaaaaataatATGGGCAAAAAGAAAAAGCCCAGGATTTTGTTTTAAGACAAAAAGGAAGAACCTTAAGAAAAGAAACTTAGAAGACTTAGctattttttcttctttctttcacctctTGTGTTCAGATTACCTCAGACACTCTGTGAGGGACTAAAGCTGGTCTCCATCATTTTATTTAATCAGTCTTTTCCCCCCCCTTTTCTCACACATAGAAACTGCCGATTGACAACTTGTTCGCTGTAAACCCttcaatctgtgtgtgtgtttctgacaCTTACTGGAAACAACAGCACAACGCCGGCAGATCCCCAGATATATAAAAACTCTTATTAAAGGCATTTCTTCAGGGATCGATCTCGATccggtgcaaaaaaaaaagagattttaAAATAAGATGCATAAGCAACAACCCAAATGCAAATCGAGAGTCAGGGGGAAAACGTTAAGTTAAAGTGAGTGAGACCAAGTTGCCACTTTAAGCTATATATAGTCTCAACTCGAAGCCATTATTCCGTCCCTTGTGCTTTTAGAGACGCGGGTTAAAGAGAATGCAAGAAAAAAAGTCTTTTCTCATAATGCATAAAAGCACATTATATTCCTCAGAAGCTGCTAATTGCGACACGGGATTTGTAAAATGAACATGGAAATAAAGCACAAGTAAAATCTGGAAACACGTCACTCAGTCGATGGCGCAGAGCTGACTTGTGTGTTAGTTGGTCCGCAATATGGGTTTATTATAAAAAGAAACAATGTGTAAATCCCGCCACTCGGTGCTCTTTCCGTCCCCCAAGCATTGGTTCTCATGTTGCATTTCGGATGGAAGAAATCGGCGGCCACAATCTTTAGATTTTTGAGCAGAAATCCCAAATTTTGCAACTGGTTGCAGAGTTCTTGCGCACTTTTGCTCCGATTGCGTTTCTCCCGAGCGGCGCACGGCCCCGGTTCCTCATGCAGACCGAAGACCAAGGAGTTGCCTTGCTGGGAAGGCGGGCGGCTTGGCCGGGAGGCGGCGGGAAGTGCCCCGGATCGGCCGTTTTGCTAAGTGAAGAAACACAGATGGGAGCACAGTTCGCCATTTCTGCCTCTCCATTGCTGCCAACAGTTGATGTTTTCAATCAGGTCCGCGCTTAGCCTACAAATTCCCAGCGTCAGCGAAGAGCTGCTGAGAGGGACTTCAGAGCAGGCACATCCAGCGTGGAGAGGCTAGAGGTGCTGAAATCCTGTTGACAAAGACTTGTATTCTCAACTGGAAAGTTAAAAGACTGTAAAGCATCAACAATGACTGAAACCTCAACTGCAACAGCTGCGAAGCCCAAACGTGGCAAGGCTGCAAAGAAGTCCACCAACCACCCCAAATACTCCGAGATGATCATTGCGGTCGTCACGGGGGCGAGCAGTCGGACGGGCCTGTCCAGGCAAGCCATCCAAAAGCTCGTCAAGAGCCAGTACAAGTTGGCCGAGAACGCCGACAGCCAGATCAAGTTGTCGCTCATAAAGCTGGTGACGAAGGGGGTCCTGGAAAAGACCAAAGGCATCGGCGCCTCGGGGTCCTTCAAGTTGTCGAAGGGCGAGGAGCCGAGGAAGGCGGTTAAAAGGCCCAAGAAACCCGCAAAGAAGATCGCCTCGCCCAAGAAGGTGCCAAAACCCAAGAAGGTGACCAAGCCCTTGGTGAAAGCCAAAAAACTGAAGGTGAAAAAGGTGGTAAAGAAAGCAGCCACGCCCAAAAGTACAAAGAAAGCGAAACCGGCAAAAGCGAAACCGGTAAAAGTAAAACCGGTCAAGAGGAAggtgaaatcaacaaaaccgaaAGCGAAAACCAATGTAAAGAAATCGGCTTCCAAAAAGAAGTGAATGAATTCATCGAATTAGTAGTCACACAGACTTTTAGCCATTTTCTGTAAatagttgtttaatttttttctatcaaattttgtttgatctttTACTAGGACTTAGCAAGAAAATGTAATGAGCTTTTCATCATGACTACGAACTAAGTAATTCTAATGTTGTTGAAATTTACTGTACTTTCTAGTAATTTTCAAGCTGATTCATGTTTTTATGTACAAAACTTGTTATTGAGTTTAACCATGCAAAGGAAAACAATTTTCTTATGAATCCGATTGCCGTccttgaatttcaaataaaaaaaaatcgacaTAATAATATTGCCTCTTGCTTTCTTTCCTCAGTTGTAATGGTTTGACTTTTGTTGACTTGTTGGCTTCCTTTGCATCTAGGCTTCCAGCCATGATTTGGCCAGCTGTGGGATGGTTGGCTGAGCTGGAACTCAGTGCTGTTTCCTCTCTTTTCACCACCCAGGAAAAGAAGAGAGGGGATGTAAGCTTGAGATAGGGTTATCTTGGTTCCCACACAGCAAGACCTCTTTAACATAATTAGTGGCCCTTTTTCTTTCCCTTTGGAGGCTTGCCTGATATAGACCCTCATGCCATGGCGCACCATTCTGGAAAGCAAGACATTGAGTGGAATTGTGGCCCTTAGAATAATTAACGAGAAACTGGTTTAGAACAAcctaatctggaactctccctccaAAAGTCTGTGGCTGCAGGGTTAATTGAAGCTTTCAGGGCTGCAACCGctagtttttgttaggtaagggtatcaagggatatggagcaaaggcaggtaaatggagttcagatacagatcagccatgatctaattgaatggcggaacaggcttgaggggctgaatggcctactcctgttactgtgTTCCTAACCTATCAACAAATAGCTATGGGCTAGTATGGTGGTAGATGGCAAATCCACCGTGATCTTTTTCACAGGCACGTTCTTCAAGCACTCAAATGGACAGGGTTGAGAAGGTAGCGTGTCCTGCAGAGCACTTCTATCTTCTACATAGAGTAAGTAATGTCATCACATCCCCTcgttatcagccatggctcaatgagTAGCACTTCTTGCCTCTGTgttagaaagtcatgggttcaaatcccacttgaatacatgatctaggctgacacaccagtgcagttcagagggaatgctgcactgctggaggtgctgtcttatggatgagatgttaaactgaggccctatctgccctctccagTAGACATaacagatcccatgacactatttgacaAAAAGCGGGTGAGTTctgcctggtgttctggccaatatttatccctcaacccatacctaagaaaaacaaaatctggtcaccatcacattgctgtttgtgggaccttgctgtgcacaaattggctgcttcgtttcctacattacaacagtgactacacttcaaaagtatttaattggctgtaaagcgctttgggatgtcctgagggatgtcgtgaaagacactat
This region includes:
- the LOC137305736 gene encoding histone H1.0-B-like, with the protein product MTETSTATAAKPKRGKAAKKSTNHPKYSEMIIAVVTGASSRTGLSRQAIQKLVKSQYKLAENADSQIKLSLIKLVTKGVLEKTKGIGASGSFKLSKGEEPRKAVKRPKKPAKKIASPKKVPKPKKVTKPLVKAKKLKVKKVVKKAATPKSTKKAKPAKAKPVKVKPVKRKVKSTKPKAKTNVKKSASKKK